The genomic segment AACCTACGAATTATTTAGATTTAAATACGCTGATTCTATTAGAGAATTTTTTGCTCAATTTTGACGGAGGATTTTTGATTGTTTCTCATGACCGGGAATTTTTGAAAAGAACTTGTACCCATACCTTAGAGGCAGAAAATGGGAATTTGGTTTTTTATCCAGGCAACGTGGAGGATTATTTAATGTTTAAAAGTGACCAAAAAAACCAAATTGTGAGCTATAACAAGACAGTTGAGACGAAAAAAAAGCAGTTACAGAACTTCGTCGATCGTTTTAAGGCGAATGCTTCAAAGGCGGGCCTTGCTCAATCAAAAATGAAATTGATTGAAAAGCTTCAAACGATTGAGGTGGGTCGTTCGGCCGGTCACGTGAGAATTAGAATTCCTCCAGTTGATCAAAGGCATGGCGTTGCCTTGAAATGCCACGACCTTGCCATTGGTTATCCTGAAAAGCTGGTAGCAGACTCGATCAACTTTGATATTGATCGAGGTTCCCGCGTGGCGGTATTGGGGGAGAATGGACAGGGTAAAACAACTTTTTTAAGGACGTTGGCGAATGATCTTTCTCCAAAATCTGGAGAATACCGCTGGGGCAATCATTCCAAAATTGCTTATTATGCCCAGCATGTGTTGAGCATGCTTGATTCTGAAGACACAGTCTATCACCACCTCAAAAAAATGGGAGCTGAGGGAGTCACCCATCAAGATTTATTAGATCTTGCCGGGAGCTTTCTTTTTAAAGGAGATGAAGTTGAAAAAAAGGTTGCGGTGTTAAGTGGAGGAGAACGAGCGAGATTGTGTCTGGCAGGACTTTTGGTGAGTAAGAGCAATATTTTGTTATTGGATGAGCCGACCAATCACCTTGATTTTGAAACGGTGGAGGCCTTGGGAAATGCCCTCCATAAATATCATGGCACCGTCTTTTTTATTAGCCATGACCGTACCTTTGTTCACTTAGTTGCGACCCAAATTCTTGATGTTAAGCGTGGTAAAATTGTGCGTTATCCTGGGAAATACGATGAATATGTCTATGCCCTTGAAAAGAACGCTAGGCAAGAATTCAATGAGGAGGAAGAGGAGGATCAAGAACAGGATGCCTCAAAAGAGATAAAACCTATTTCTGAGATTTCAAAATCTTCATCTCTTCCTCAAGAGGGAAAAATTGAATCACAGCCATCTCTAACGTATCTTGAAAGAAAGTCGATAAAAGCAGAAATTAAAAAACTAGAAAAGCGTCTTCAAGGGATTGAGGAAAATTTAAATGGACATCGCAATGAAAAGGAATCCATTTTAAAACAATTTGCTGAGAATCCTAGCAGTTGGACGAGAAAACTCAATGATCATCTTGTTATTGTAGGTAAGCTCATTGAGGAACAAGAAACAATCTGGTTAAACCTTCAGGAAAAATTTGAAAAATTGAAAAATGTTTTGGGAAATGAAAAGGGATAACGATCTAAATTTCTCCTCTAACTGCAGAGCGTAAATTCTTTTTCTCCTGTCGCTTCTCCTTATCAACTCGAATCTTCATTTTGAGTTTGCGAGATCTTCTTTTTTTCTGTTTTCGGATTTTATGACGTTCTTTTTCTTGGGCCGAGTGAATTCCCAGAAGCTCTTTTTCAATTTTTTCACAAAGCCTTTTGCGAGCTAAATAGCGATTGAGCCCTTGAGATCGCTCTTCCTGACATTTAATTCTTGTCTTGCTAGGAAGATG from the Chlamydiota bacterium genome contains:
- a CDS encoding peptide chain release factor-like protein, whose product is MPFPVSQEKIEALERKMKALGILESDLEEQFVRSQGRGGQNVNKVSSCVVLIHLPSKTRIKCQEERSQGLNRYLARKRLCEKIEKELLGIHSAQEKERHKIRKQKKRRSRKLKMKIRVDKEKRQEKKNLRSAVRGEI
- a CDS encoding ABC-F family ATP-binding cassette domain-containing protein translates to MPAQLQIKNAFKQYGPRVIFDDVNASFSTDQKIGVIGRNGAGKSTLCKMITGQEEMDQGNLCKSSDLRLSYLEQHDAFDPQETVLGFLTRYTQKEEWECAKMASRFHLKHTSLNLPIGNLPGGYQTRVKLAAMLLPEPNFLILDEPTNYLDLNTLILLENFLLNFDGGFLIVSHDREFLKRTCTHTLEAENGNLVFYPGNVEDYLMFKSDQKNQIVSYNKTVETKKKQLQNFVDRFKANASKAGLAQSKMKLIEKLQTIEVGRSAGHVRIRIPPVDQRHGVALKCHDLAIGYPEKLVADSINFDIDRGSRVAVLGENGQGKTTFLRTLANDLSPKSGEYRWGNHSKIAYYAQHVLSMLDSEDTVYHHLKKMGAEGVTHQDLLDLAGSFLFKGDEVEKKVAVLSGGERARLCLAGLLVSKSNILLLDEPTNHLDFETVEALGNALHKYHGTVFFISHDRTFVHLVATQILDVKRGKIVRYPGKYDEYVYALEKNARQEFNEEEEEDQEQDASKEIKPISEISKSSSLPQEGKIESQPSLTYLERKSIKAEIKKLEKRLQGIEENLNGHRNEKESILKQFAENPSSWTRKLNDHLVIVGKLIEEQETIWLNLQEKFEKLKNVLGNEKG